In Pasteurella dagmatis, the sequence CCTTCTGGGTAGAACCATTATTCAACGGTGCAACTTTATTACTTTCAATCACGATTGCAGGTTATGCACAACGTAAACGATTATTAAATCAAAAAGCTGTACAAAAGAAAGCAGCAACAAAATAACTTTTTGTTGCATTAATTCACCTATTATAAGGAGAACCTTATGAAACATTCTTTTCACCGCAGTTTAAGCGCAGTTGCTGCTTTAGTAACACTTACTTTTGCAACACAAGCAATGGCAAATGACCCATTTGTAGATGAAGCAAAAAAACTTGTTGCAGCAGCGACCGCACAACAAAACACTTGGGATGGCCCAACAACTGGTCCTAAATTGCAACAAGGAAAAAACATCATTTTCATCGCATCTGATATGAAAAATGGTGGTGTGTTAGGTGTAATCGATGGAATGAAAGAAGCGACAGCAGTAACAGGTTGGAAAATGGACGTGCTGGACGGCGCAGGCTCTGTAAATAACCAACTTGCAGCATTAAACCAAGCGATCGCACGTAAACCCGATGCGATTGTAATAGGAGGTTGGAACCCAAACGTGGCAAAAATTCCTCTTAGTAAAGCAAATAAAAACGGCATTACATTAGTGGCTTGGCACGCAACGCCAGAGCCAGGTCCAATCGATAAATATAATATTTTCTACAATGTGACCTCTGATTCTGACCAAATTGCAAAACTCTCTGCACAACTTGCCGTAGCAAATTCAGACGGTAAAGCAAAAGTGGTGATTTTAACCGACTCTTTATA encodes:
- a CDS encoding ABC transporter substrate-binding protein, giving the protein MKHSFHRSLSAVAALVTLTFATQAMANDPFVDEAKKLVAAATAQQNTWDGPTTGPKLQQGKNIIFIASDMKNGGVLGVIDGMKEATAVTGWKMDVLDGAGSVNNQLAALNQAIARKPDAIVIGGWNPNVAKIPLSKANKNGITLVAWHATPEPGPIDKYNIFYNVTSDSDQIAKLSAQLAVANSDGKAKVVILTDSLYEIALRKANVMKEVIEKCKECKVLEFIDTPLADTSSRMPSLTFSLLQKYGDDLQYTLAINDLYFDFMAPSLRSANKGEMPYNISAGDGSVTAYQRIRTNSHQFATVPEPLNLHGWQLVDELNRAFSKEKPSGYITPAHLVIKDNVAYDGGDKNLYDPQNGYKDAYKAIWNVK